Proteins encoded together in one Chelonoidis abingdonii isolate Lonesome George chromosome 1, CheloAbing_2.0, whole genome shotgun sequence window:
- the LOC116835437 gene encoding LOW QUALITY PROTEIN: claudin-8-like (The sequence of the model RefSeq protein was modified relative to this genomic sequence to represent the inferred CDS: substituted 2 bases at 2 genomic stop codons), protein MQLSTSQHTPDLSWFEVAETAYLKGTWHKQDLFWRSVSSAAYFFIFKQNCFRNFLSCLVSDGNMASGVLQIVGLVVGGIGLAGTFAVTGMPQWRVTAFIENNIIVFETIXEGLWMHCIRQANIRMQCKVYDSLLAFSPDLQASRGLMCSASALSFLAFMIAVIGMKCTQCTGNNKRIKGHILLTAGILFILSGIVVFIPVCWVANTIIRDFXNPVVNVAEKRELGEALYIGWVSAFCLIAGGAIFCCFSRCNEKTRNYRFSAPSQHTSYKTHHMQRKTESSYSKSQYV, encoded by the coding sequence ATGCAGCTAAGTACTAGCCAGCATACACCAGATTTAAGCTGGTTTGAAGTAGCAGAGACTGCCTATTTAAAAGGTACTTGGCACAAACAAGATCTATTTTGGAGGAGCGTCTCTTCAGCTGCTTATTTTTTCATCTTCAAACAAAACTGCTTTAGgaacttcttgtcctgccttgtCTCAGACGGAAATATGGCCAGTGGTGTACTGCAAATCGTTGGACTGGTAGTTGGAGGCATTGGCTTAGCTGGGACTTTTGCAGTCACTGGCATGCCTCAATGGAGAGTAACTGCCTTCATTGAAAACAACATTATAGTATTTGAGACCATTTGAGAAGGACTATGGATGCACTGCATCAGACAAGCTAACATCAGGATGCAGTGCAAAGTCTATGACTCCCTATTGGCATTCTCACCTGATCTACAGGCATCCAGAGGACTGATGTGCTCTGCTTCAGCACTCTCATTTCTTGCTTTTATGATAGCCGTTATAGGCATGAAGTGCACTCAGTGCACTGGGAACAACAAGCGAATCAAGGGTCACATTCTGCTGACAGCTGGAATTCTCTTCATCCTATCTGGTATTGTTGTGTTCATCCCAGTGTGTTGGGTTGCCAATACCATCATCAGAGACTTCTAGAATCCAGTTGTCAATGTAGCAGAAAAACGAGAACTTGGGGAGGCCCTCTACATAGGCTGGGTATCCGCATTCTGTCTCATCGCTGGGGGAGCAATATTCTGTTGTTTCAGCCGTTGTAATGAGAAAACCAGAAACTACAGGTTCTCAGCGCCTTCACAGCATACATCTTACAAAACTCATCATATGCAAAGGAAAACTGAAAGCTCATATTCCAAAAGTCAGTATGTCTAG